A window from Marinagarivorans cellulosilyticus encodes these proteins:
- the rpsG gene encoding 30S ribosomal protein S7: MPRRRVVAKREILPDPKFGDQTLAKFMNHVMVSGKKSVAERIVYGALDVVAEKTSKDPLEVFQEALENVAPMVEVKSRRVGGATYQVPVEVRPSRRTALAMRWLVDYSRGRGEKSMAFRLAGELIDASQSKGAAVKKREDVHRMAEANKAFSHFRF, translated from the coding sequence ATGCCAAGAAGACGCGTCGTCGCAAAACGTGAGATTCTTCCGGATCCAAAGTTTGGAGATCAAACTTTGGCTAAGTTTATGAACCACGTAATGGTCAGCGGTAAGAAATCTGTCGCTGAGCGCATTGTATATGGTGCTTTAGATGTCGTTGCTGAAAAAACCAGCAAGGACCCATTGGAAGTTTTCCAAGAAGCATTAGAAAATGTTGCCCCTATGGTTGAGGTTAAGTCTCGCCGTGTTGGTGGTGCAACTTACCAAGTGCCTGTTGAGGTTCGCCCATCACGTCGCACAGCTTTGGCTATGCGCTGGTTGGTTGATTACTCGCGTGGTCGTGGTGAAAAGTCTATGGCTTTCCGCTTAGCGGGTGAGCTAATTGATGCATCTCAAAGTAAAGGTGCAGCAGTTAAGAAACGTGAAGACGTACACCGTATGGCTGAAGCGAACAAAGCGTTCTCGCATTTTCGTTTCTAA
- the fusA gene encoding elongation factor G, translated as MARKTPISRYRNIGICAHVDAGKTTTTERVLFYTGVSHKIGEVHDGAATMDWMAQEQERGITITSAATTCFWKGMAQQFDEHRINIIDTPGHVDFTIEVERSLRVLDGAVVVLCGSSGVQPQTETVWRQANKYEVPRMVFVNKMDRTGADFRRVVEQLKTRLGANAVPLHMTIGAEEDFKGVVDLVKNKAILWSEQDQGVSFEYADIPADLAEECAEMREFVVESAAEATDELMEKYLEGGELTEEEIKFGIRKLTLENKLVPVLGGSAFKNKGVQAVLDAVIEYLPAPDQVKAIEGILDDKDSSVATREADDSAPFAALAFKIATDPFVGTLTFFRVYSGTLKQGDSVFNPVKGKKERVGRMVQMHANQREEIKEVLAGDIAAGIGFKDVTTGDTLCSQDGVITLERMEFPEPVISVAVEPRTQADQEKMGIALGKLAQEDPSFQVKTDEETGQTIISGMGELHLDILVDRMSREFGVQANIGKPQVAYREAIRNSCEIEGKFVRQSGGRGQYGHVWIKFEPGEDESSEGLEFVNEVVGGVVPKDFIPAIQKGIEEQMKNGVVAGYPLLGLKATIYDGSYHDVDSSEMAFKIAASMATKKLVEFGGAVLLEPVMKVEVVTPEENMGDVVGDLNRRRGLILGMDESVSGKVVTAEVPLAEMFGYATAVRSATQGRATYAMEFCKYAEVPGNVAQDIIARI; from the coding sequence GTGGCACGTAAAACTCCAATTTCGCGTTACCGCAATATTGGTATTTGTGCGCACGTTGATGCGGGTAAAACCACAACAACGGAGCGAGTGCTTTTTTATACTGGCGTTTCACATAAAATCGGCGAAGTGCACGATGGTGCCGCGACGATGGATTGGATGGCTCAAGAGCAAGAGCGGGGGATTACTATTACCTCAGCCGCGACTACCTGTTTTTGGAAGGGTATGGCGCAGCAGTTTGATGAGCATCGAATCAATATTATTGATACACCTGGCCACGTAGACTTCACAATTGAGGTAGAGCGTTCGCTCCGTGTGCTAGATGGTGCGGTTGTTGTATTGTGTGGCTCCTCTGGTGTGCAGCCCCAAACAGAAACCGTATGGCGTCAGGCCAATAAGTACGAAGTTCCGCGAATGGTTTTCGTGAATAAAATGGACCGTACAGGTGCTGATTTCCGTCGTGTTGTCGAGCAGCTGAAAACGCGTCTCGGCGCTAATGCAGTGCCGCTGCATATGACAATAGGCGCTGAAGAAGATTTTAAAGGCGTTGTCGATTTAGTTAAAAATAAAGCAATACTCTGGAGTGAGCAGGATCAGGGTGTTTCTTTTGAGTATGCTGATATTCCCGCAGATTTGGCCGAAGAGTGTGCTGAAATGCGCGAATTTGTGGTTGAATCAGCCGCTGAAGCTACCGATGAGTTAATGGAAAAGTACCTCGAGGGCGGGGAGTTAACCGAAGAAGAGATTAAGTTCGGTATCCGTAAGCTCACGCTAGAGAATAAGCTTGTCCCTGTGTTGGGTGGCTCGGCCTTTAAAAATAAAGGTGTGCAGGCTGTTCTGGATGCGGTAATTGAGTATTTGCCCGCTCCCGATCAGGTTAAGGCTATTGAGGGGATTCTTGATGATAAGGACTCTTCGGTTGCGACGCGTGAAGCAGACGATAGCGCACCTTTCGCAGCGCTGGCCTTTAAGATCGCGACGGATCCTTTTGTGGGTACGTTAACTTTTTTCCGAGTTTACTCTGGCACCCTAAAGCAGGGAGATTCAGTTTTTAATCCGGTGAAGGGTAAGAAAGAGCGTGTAGGTCGCATGGTGCAAATGCATGCGAATCAGCGCGAAGAAATTAAAGAAGTCTTGGCGGGTGATATTGCCGCTGGGATAGGCTTTAAGGATGTCACCACTGGGGATACATTGTGTTCGCAGGATGGTGTAATTACCTTGGAGCGCATGGAGTTTCCTGAGCCTGTAATTTCGGTGGCAGTAGAGCCGCGAACACAGGCTGATCAAGAAAAAATGGGGATAGCGTTAGGCAAGTTGGCGCAAGAGGATCCTTCCTTTCAGGTGAAAACTGACGAGGAGACGGGCCAAACTATTATTTCTGGAATGGGTGAGCTTCACTTAGATATTCTTGTTGACCGCATGAGTCGAGAGTTTGGGGTTCAAGCCAATATTGGTAAGCCTCAAGTTGCCTATCGCGAAGCGATTCGTAATTCGTGTGAGATCGAGGGTAAGTTTGTTCGTCAGTCTGGCGGTCGCGGCCAGTACGGGCATGTTTGGATTAAGTTTGAGCCAGGTGAGGATGAATCTTCAGAAGGGCTTGAGTTTGTGAATGAGGTCGTAGGTGGTGTTGTGCCTAAAGATTTTATTCCAGCAATCCAAAAGGGCATTGAAGAGCAAATGAAAAACGGTGTAGTAGCCGGGTATCCTTTGCTTGGATTAAAGGCGACAATTTACGACGGTTCGTATCATGATGTTGACTCTTCTGAAATGGCCTTTAAGATTGCTGCCTCGATGGCAACTAAAAAGCTGGTTGAGTTTGGTGGTGCGGTGCTGTTGGAGCCCGTGATGAAGGTTGAGGTCGTCACTCCCGAAGAAAATATGGGAGATGTAGTTGGCGATTTAAATCGACGTCGAGGGTTGATCTTGGGTATGGATGAAAGTGTTTCCGGTAAGGTTGTCACGGCTGAAGTACCTTTGGCAGAAATGTTTGGCTATGCAACGGCCGTCCGTTCTGCCACACAAGGTCGCGCGACTTATGCCATGGAGTTCTGCAAATATGCAGAGGTGCCAGGTAATGTTGCGCAGGACATCATCGCTAGAATCTGA
- the tuf gene encoding elongation factor Tu, giving the protein MAKEKFERNKPHVNVGTIGHVDHGKTTLTAALTRVCAEVFGGTAVAFDGIDNAPEEKARGITIATSHVEYDSPTRHYAHVDCPGHADYVKNMITGAAQMDGAILVCGTTDGPMPQTREHILLSRQVGVPFIVVFLNKADLLAEDCGGVDSEEYAEMLELVEMEIRDLLSAYEFPGDDTPIIAGSALMALEGKDENELGTTAVKKLVEALDSYIPEPERDIDKPFIMPIEDVFSISGRGTVVTGRVERGIVKVGEEIEIIGIRETTKTTCTGVEMFRKLLDEGRAGENVGVLLRGTKREDVERGQVLAKPGSINPHTKFEAEVYVLSKDEGGRHTPFFKGYRPQFYFRTTDITGACELPDGVEMVMPGDNIKMNVTLINPVAMDEGLRFAIREGGRTVGAGVVAKIVE; this is encoded by the coding sequence GTGGCAAAAGAAAAATTTGAACGTAATAAACCCCACGTTAACGTCGGTACTATCGGCCACGTTGACCACGGTAAAACAACTTTGACTGCAGCATTGACTCGCGTATGTGCTGAAGTTTTTGGCGGTACTGCTGTTGCTTTCGACGGTATTGATAACGCTCCAGAAGAAAAAGCGCGTGGTATAACCATTGCGACTTCTCACGTTGAGTATGATTCACCAACTCGCCACTACGCGCACGTAGATTGCCCAGGTCACGCCGATTATGTTAAAAACATGATTACTGGTGCTGCTCAAATGGATGGCGCTATCTTGGTTTGTGGTACTACCGATGGCCCAATGCCACAAACGCGTGAGCACATCTTGTTGTCTCGCCAGGTTGGTGTTCCTTTCATCGTTGTGTTCTTGAACAAAGCTGACCTTCTTGCTGAAGATTGTGGCGGCGTTGATTCAGAAGAATATGCAGAAATGCTTGAGCTTGTTGAAATGGAAATTCGTGACTTGTTGTCAGCTTACGAATTCCCTGGCGACGACACTCCAATCATTGCAGGTTCTGCATTGATGGCATTGGAAGGTAAAGACGAGAACGAGCTTGGCACAACCGCTGTTAAGAAATTGGTTGAAGCTTTGGATTCTTACATTCCTGAGCCTGAGCGTGACATCGACAAGCCATTCATTATGCCTATCGAAGATGTATTCTCTATTTCTGGTCGTGGTACTGTTGTAACTGGTCGTGTAGAGCGTGGTATTGTTAAAGTTGGTGAGGAAATCGAAATTATCGGTATCCGCGAAACGACTAAAACAACCTGTACTGGTGTAGAGATGTTCCGCAAGCTTCTTGACGAAGGTCGCGCTGGTGAGAACGTTGGTGTTCTTTTGCGTGGTACTAAGCGTGAAGATGTTGAGCGCGGTCAAGTTTTGGCTAAGCCTGGTTCAATTAATCCACACACCAAGTTCGAAGCAGAAGTTTACGTATTGTCTAAAGATGAAGGTGGTCGTCACACTCCATTCTTTAAAGGCTATCGTCCACAGTTCTACTTCCGTACCACTGACATCACTGGTGCTTGTGAGCTTCCAGATGGCGTTGAAATGGTAATGCCTGGCGATAACATCAAAATGAACGTTACTTTGATCAACCCTGTTGCGATGGACGAAGGCTTGCGCTTCGCTATCCGTGAAGGTGGTCGTACCGTTGGTGCTGGTGTTGTAGCAAAAATCGTAGAGTAA
- the rpoC gene encoding DNA-directed RNA polymerase subunit beta' codes for MKDLLNILKNQGQADEFDGIRIGLSSPEMIRSWSFGEVKKPETINYRTFKPEREGLFCAKIFGPVKDYECLCGKYKRMKHRGIICEKCGVEVTLAKVRRDRMAHIELAAPCAHIWFLKSLPSRIGLLLDMTLRSIERVLYFESYVVVDPGMTTLERGQLLTDEQYFEAMEEFGDDFDAKMGAEAIQRLMMDIDLDAEAQMLREEIPNTNSETKIKKLSKRLKLVEAFINSGNKPQWMVLEALPVLPPDLRPLVPLDGGRFATSDLNDLYRRVINRNNRLKRLLDLNAPDIIVRNEKRMLQESVDALLDNGRRGRAITGSNKRPLKSLADMIKGKQGRFRQNLLGKRVDYSGRSVIVTGPTLRLHQCGLPKKMALELFKPFIFSKLELRGLATTIKAAKKMVEREEPVVWDILDEVIREHPVLLNRAPTLHRLGIQAFEPVLIEGKAIQLHPLVCAAYNADFDGDQMAVHVPLTIEAQLEARALMMSTNNILSPASGEPIIVPSQDVVLGLYWMTRERVNGLGEGMAFSDAQEVSRAFYAGKVHLQSRIKCRINDIIMSEDGETEETKKLVETTVGRILLWEIVPDGVPFELINRNMVKKAISTVINFCYRIVGLKATVIFADQLMYMGYDFSTKSGSSIGVNDFQIPDEKAELIGRAEAEVKEIETQYASGLVTQGEKYNKVIDIWSRANDLVAKSMMEGISTEPVINKAGEEEKQASFNSVFMYADSGARGSPAQIRQLAGMRGLMARPDGSIIETPITANFREGLNVLQYFISTHGARKGLADTALKTANSGYLTRRLVDVAQDVVITEVDCGTDRGLTMTPVIEGGDIIESLGDRILGRVIAQDVVRPGSDEILVPAGTIIDEKWVERVEHMAIDEVIVRSAINCETRHGICAQCYGRDLARGHRANVGEAIGVIAAQSIGEPGTQLTMRTFHIGGAASRASAVDNVQIKQDGTIRLHNIKTVSREDGSLVAVSRSGEIAVADATGRERERYKIPYGAVISAKEGAEVAGGAIVAKWDPHTHPIITEMTGKVILSGMEDGLSVRRQQDAITGLSSIEIMDPSERPSAGKDLKPAVTLVDAEGNELYLPNTNQPAHYMLPNKSILSLANGDMVSIGDVIARIPQEGSKTRDITGGLPRVADLFEARKPKEPSILAEISGTVSFGKETKGKRRLVITPPNGEVMEDGSTHYEVLIPKHRQLTVFEGEAVTKGEVVSDGPSNPHDILRLKGVAALADYITNEIQDVYRLQGVKINDKHIEVIVRQMLRKVEITEMGDSDFVKGEQAEFVRVLEQNEKLRAEGKQPARYVRELLGITKASLATESFISAASFQETTRVLTEAAVTGKVDTLRGLKENVVVGRLIPAGTGLAYHKERRRKREQVEEVVTETVSAAEVEAALTEALRSSND; via the coding sequence TTGAAAGATTTGCTGAACATTTTGAAAAACCAAGGGCAAGCGGACGAGTTTGACGGTATCCGTATTGGTTTATCATCACCAGAAATGATCCGCTCTTGGTCATTTGGTGAAGTTAAAAAACCCGAAACCATCAACTACCGTACTTTTAAGCCTGAGCGTGAAGGCTTGTTTTGTGCCAAGATTTTTGGCCCAGTAAAAGATTACGAGTGCTTGTGTGGTAAGTACAAACGCATGAAGCATCGCGGCATCATTTGTGAAAAATGTGGTGTTGAAGTGACTTTGGCGAAAGTGCGTCGCGACCGTATGGCGCACATTGAACTCGCAGCACCTTGTGCGCATATCTGGTTCTTGAAATCATTGCCAAGCCGTATCGGTTTGCTGCTTGATATGACCTTGCGTAGCATCGAGCGCGTGTTGTATTTCGAATCTTATGTTGTTGTCGACCCTGGCATGACCACGCTTGAGCGCGGCCAATTGCTGACAGACGAGCAATACTTCGAAGCGATGGAAGAGTTTGGTGACGACTTTGATGCCAAAATGGGTGCCGAAGCTATTCAGCGCCTAATGATGGATATCGATTTGGATGCCGAAGCGCAAATGTTGCGCGAAGAAATTCCGAACACCAATTCCGAAACCAAAATTAAAAAGCTTTCTAAGCGTTTGAAGTTGGTTGAAGCCTTTATCAACTCTGGCAATAAGCCGCAGTGGATGGTACTTGAAGCTTTACCGGTTCTTCCGCCAGATCTTCGTCCGTTAGTGCCATTGGACGGTGGTCGTTTTGCGACTTCGGATCTTAACGATTTATACCGTCGTGTTATCAACCGTAACAACCGCTTGAAGCGCCTATTAGACCTTAATGCTCCAGACATTATCGTGCGCAACGAAAAGCGCATGCTGCAAGAGTCTGTTGATGCGCTGTTAGATAACGGTCGTCGCGGTCGCGCCATTACCGGTTCTAACAAGCGTCCTTTAAAATCACTTGCCGACATGATCAAAGGTAAGCAGGGTCGTTTCCGTCAGAACTTACTTGGTAAGCGTGTGGATTACTCTGGTCGTTCTGTAATTGTGACCGGTCCTACTCTACGTTTGCATCAGTGTGGTCTTCCCAAGAAGATGGCACTTGAGTTATTTAAGCCCTTTATTTTCAGTAAGCTTGAGTTGCGCGGTTTAGCGACGACCATTAAAGCCGCTAAGAAAATGGTAGAGCGCGAAGAGCCTGTTGTTTGGGATATTCTTGATGAAGTGATTCGTGAGCACCCTGTGTTGCTTAACCGCGCGCCAACGCTTCACCGTTTGGGTATTCAAGCGTTTGAGCCTGTTCTTATTGAAGGTAAAGCTATCCAATTGCACCCTCTCGTGTGTGCGGCGTATAACGCCGACTTCGATGGTGACCAAATGGCGGTTCACGTACCTTTGACTATCGAAGCGCAGCTAGAGGCGCGTGCTTTGATGATGTCTACCAACAATATTTTATCGCCAGCATCAGGTGAGCCTATCATCGTGCCTTCTCAGGACGTGGTATTGGGCTTGTACTGGATGACGCGTGAGCGCGTAAATGGTTTAGGTGAAGGCATGGCTTTCTCTGATGCACAAGAAGTATCGCGTGCATTCTACGCCGGTAAGGTGCATCTTCAGTCGCGCATTAAATGTCGTATTAACGACATTATTATGAGTGAAGATGGCGAAACGGAAGAGACCAAAAAACTTGTTGAGACTACTGTAGGTCGTATTTTGTTGTGGGAAATTGTTCCCGACGGCGTTCCTTTCGAACTAATTAACCGCAACATGGTTAAAAAGGCGATCTCAACGGTTATAAACTTCTGTTATCGCATTGTTGGTCTTAAGGCGACAGTTATTTTCGCAGACCAATTAATGTACATGGGATACGACTTCTCAACTAAGTCTGGCTCATCGATTGGTGTGAATGATTTCCAAATACCGGATGAGAAAGCCGAGCTTATTGGTCGTGCTGAAGCCGAAGTGAAAGAAATCGAAACCCAGTATGCTTCAGGTTTGGTAACACAAGGCGAAAAATACAACAAAGTTATCGATATTTGGTCGCGAGCTAACGATCTAGTGGCGAAGTCGATGATGGAAGGTATTTCTACTGAGCCTGTGATTAATAAAGCTGGCGAAGAAGAGAAGCAAGCCTCATTCAACTCGGTATTTATGTATGCCGATTCAGGTGCTCGTGGTTCGCCAGCTCAGATCCGTCAGTTGGCCGGTATGCGCGGTTTGATGGCGCGTCCAGATGGTTCGATCATCGAGACCCCCATTACCGCTAACTTCCGTGAAGGCCTAAACGTACTTCAGTACTTTATATCAACGCACGGTGCTCGTAAGGGGCTTGCGGATACCGCACTAAAAACGGCTAACTCGGGTTACTTAACGCGTCGCTTGGTGGATGTTGCACAGGACGTTGTTATTACAGAAGTAGATTGTGGCACTGACCGCGGCTTGACCATGACGCCTGTAATTGAGGGTGGTGACATCATCGAATCTTTGGGTGATCGTATCTTGGGTCGTGTTATCGCGCAGGATGTTGTTCGCCCAGGTAGCGATGAAATCCTAGTACCTGCGGGCACCATTATCGATGAGAAATGGGTTGAGCGCGTAGAGCATATGGCGATCGATGAAGTTATCGTGCGCTCTGCCATTAACTGTGAAACCCGCCATGGTATCTGTGCGCAGTGTTACGGTCGTGACTTGGCTCGCGGGCATCGTGCCAATGTGGGTGAAGCTATTGGTGTTATTGCTGCACAGTCAATTGGTGAGCCTGGCACACAGCTTACGATGCGTACCTTCCACATTGGTGGTGCGGCTAGCCGAGCGTCTGCTGTTGACAATGTTCAAATTAAGCAAGACGGTACTATTCGCTTACACAACATTAAAACTGTATCTCGTGAAGATGGCTCTTTGGTTGCGGTATCGCGCTCGGGCGAAATTGCTGTTGCCGATGCTACTGGCCGTGAGCGTGAGCGTTATAAGATTCCTTACGGTGCCGTAATTAGTGCGAAAGAGGGTGCTGAAGTTGCCGGTGGCGCTATTGTTGCGAAATGGGATCCGCACACTCACCCCATCATTACAGAAATGACCGGTAAGGTTATTTTGAGTGGCATGGAAGATGGGTTATCTGTGCGTCGCCAGCAAGATGCGATCACAGGTCTTTCGTCAATCGAGATTATGGACCCTTCCGAGCGTCCATCTGCCGGTAAAGACTTGAAACCTGCTGTGACCTTAGTTGATGCCGAAGGCAATGAATTGTACTTGCCTAACACTAACCAGCCTGCACACTACATGCTGCCAAACAAGTCGATTTTGAGCTTGGCCAATGGCGATATGGTTAGCATTGGTGACGTTATTGCGCGTATTCCTCAAGAGGGTTCAAAAACGCGTGATATTACCGGTGGTCTGCCGCGTGTTGCCGACTTGTTTGAAGCGCGTAAACCGAAAGAGCCTTCAATCTTGGCGGAGATATCCGGTACGGTATCGTTCGGTAAAGAAACTAAAGGTAAGCGCCGCCTTGTTATTACGCCACCAAATGGTGAAGTAATGGAAGATGGCTCTACGCACTACGAAGTGCTGATTCCTAAGCATCGTCAGTTAACCGTGTTCGAAGGTGAAGCGGTAACTAAGGGTGAGGTTGTGTCAGATGGCCCATCTAACCCGCATGACATCTTAAGGTTGAAGGGCGTGGCGGCGTTGGCAGATTACATCACCAACGAAATCCAAGACGTTTACCGCTTACAGGGTGTAAAAATTAACGATAAGCACATCGAGGTTATTGTTCGCCAGATGTTGCGCAAAGTTGAAATCACAGAAATGGGTGATTCTGACTTCGTTAAGGGCGAACAGGCGGAATTTGTACGCGTGCTTGAGCAAAACGAAAAGCTGCGTGCTGAAGGCAAGCAGCCTGCGCGTTATGTGCGTGAGCTGTTGGGTATTACTAAGGCCTCTTTGGCAACAGAGTCGTTTATTTCGGCGGCATCGTTCCAGGAGACCACACGTGTACTTACTGAGGCTGCGGTAACCGGTAAGGTTGATACCTTGCGCGGTTTGAAAGAAAACGTTGTTGTGGGTCGACTTATTCCTGCGGGAACCGGTTTGGCTTATCACAAAGAGCGTCGTCGTAAGCGTGAGCAAGTTGAGGAAGTTGTTACAGAGACAGTTAGTGCAGCGGAAGTTGAAGCCGCACTTACAGAAGCGCTGCGCTCAAGTAATGATTAA
- the rpsL gene encoding 30S ribosomal protein S12, producing the protein MATINQLVRKPRKRKVQKSDVPALQNCPQRRGVCTRVYTTTPKKPNSALRKVCRVRLTSGYEVTSYIGGEGHNLQEHSVVLIRGGRVKDLPGVRYHTVRGSLDTSGVADRKQARSKYGAKRPK; encoded by the coding sequence ATGGCAACGATCAACCAGTTGGTTCGTAAGCCGAGAAAACGTAAAGTACAGAAGAGTGACGTTCCTGCGTTGCAAAACTGTCCTCAGCGTCGCGGTGTTTGCACCCGCGTTTACACCACAACCCCTAAGAAGCCAAACTCTGCCTTGCGTAAAGTTTGTCGTGTTCGCTTAACTAGCGGCTACGAAGTGACTTCTTACATTGGTGGTGAAGGGCACAATTTGCAGGAGCACAGTGTTGTTTTGATTCGTGGCGGTCGTGTTAAAGATTTGCCAGGTGTTCGTTACCACACTGTTCGCGGTTCGCTTGACACCTCTGGTGTTGCAGATCGTAAACAAGCTCGTTCTAAGTACGGTGCCAAGCGTCCTAAATAA